In Polyangiaceae bacterium, the genomic window GCATGGCCATCACGCTGAGATCCGGGTTGGTCTCACCGAAGTCCGTGTCCTCGATCTCGTCGCCGCGCGAGATACGGCCCACCTGATCGTCCACCACCACGCCGGGCGCGGTGAGCGGAGAGAAGGTCTCGTCGGGCGGCGGTATGCTGGCAGCATCGGGCGGAATGCTCCCCGCCTGCTCGGCGCTCTCGATGCCGTACTTCTTCAGCACCTCCGCCGGGCAGCGGGGGCCGATGTAGTACGCCTCGCCGCGCGCCTTGCGCGTGTAGGCTTCCTGAATCGCCTTGCCGAGCGCAGTCTCGAGCGCGACGTAGGGGTAGGCCTTCTTGCCGGTCACGAACTCGAGCTCGTCGAGCACGGTCCGCTCCCGCGGGTTGGCCATCGCGATGAACAGCCGATCCTCGCGCACGAGCACGGGCAGGATCAGGTGCTTCTCGGCGATCTCGCGGGGCAAGAGCTCCAGGTCCTCGAGGCGCATGCAGATCTGCCCGAGGTCGATCCCGGGGATGCCATGCTGCTCGCTCAGCGCCTTGAGCGCGGCGACGTCGCTGATGGTGCCCGACTCGATCAGACGCGACGCCAGCCGTCCCCCGCCCTCGTGCAGGGCCTTTTCCAGCTGCTCGGCCGTCAGCGCCCGCTGCTGCAGCAGGATCCGCCCGATCTGCTTCTTGCCCTGGCTCATCCGCGACCCGGCATTTTATGCCACCAATCGCTGCCGAACACTAAGACCTGAATTCCTGGCCACCCCCCGGCGAGGCGGCTAGCCTGTCGGTCGGACCGAGCGAGCTCGGGACGAGCGCCGCGTCGGGGGCAACCGCGCGGGGCAGGGTCTGAGGCAGTGGCAACAGGGACATCACGCGAGGCGACCAGCACCGGTGCCGGAAAGAGCAGCCGCGAACGCGCTGGCGGCCAGCTCGAAGAGCGCCCGGGCAAGATCTTGGTCGTCGACGACCAGCGCAACATGCGCACCACGCTGGCGATGATGCTGCGCGGTGGCGGGTACGAGGTCGACGAGGCCAGTGACGGTGGGCAAGGGCGCGAGCTCGGCTCGACGGGCGCGTACGACGTGGTGATCACCGACCTGCGCATGGGTGAGCTGGACGGCATCGAGGTGCTCCGGGCCATCAAGGAAGCCCAGCCGATGACCGAGGTCATCGTGATGACGGCGTACGGCACCATCGAGAGCGCCGTCGAAGCCATGCGCCTCGGCGCCTTCGACTACATCCAGAAGCCGTTCGGCGAGCAGGAGCTGATCGTAAAGGTCTCGAAGGCGCTCGAGAGCCGGCGCCTACACGGACAGGTCCAGCTGTTCGCGCAGGAGTTCAAGGAGCGCTACCACTTCGAGAACATCATCGGCCGCTCGCAGGCCATTCGCGACGTGATGACTCGGGTCACGAAGATCGCGCCGACCGACGCCATCGTCCTGATCACGGGCGAGAGCGGCACCGGCAAGGAGCTGGTGGCGCGGGCGGTGCACGCGAACAGCAAGCGGGCCGACCGACCCTTCGTCACCGTCAACTGCGCCGCCATCACCGAGACGTTGCTCGAGAGCGAGCTCTTCGGTCATGCTCGCGGGGCGTTCACCGGCGCGGCCAACGCGCGCAAGGGTCTGTTCGAAGAGGCGGACGGCGGCACGTTCTTCTTCGACGAAATCGCCGAGACCACCCTGGCCTTCCAGGCCAAGCTCCTGCGCGCGCTGCAGGAGGGCGAGATCCGCCGCATCGGCGAGAACCGCCCGATCAAGGTCGACCTGCGGGTGATCGCCGCGACCAACATCGACCTGGCCAGCGCGGTCGAGGAGCGCCGCTTCCGGCAGGATCTCTACTACCGCCTGAACGTCGCACGTTTTCACCTGCCTCCCTTGCGCAACCGGCGCGAGGACGTGCCGCTCTTGTGCGAGTTCTTCCTCGACAAGTACACGCGCAAGATGAACAAGCGCGCGCAGCTCGGCGAAGGAGTGATGGAGCAACTGGTCAGCTACGACTATCCGGGCAACGTGCGCGAGCTCGAGAACATGGTCGAGCAGGCCGTCGCCCTGGCCTCGGGCGGCATCATCACGGTGGACGACATCATGCCGCAGTCCCCCAAGAAGCAGGCGCGAGCCAGCGGCCAGACGCTCGCGGACATCGTCGACGAAGCCGAACGAGAAGCCGTGCTGCAGGCGCTGCGCGCCGCCGACGGCAGCCGCGAACGCGCCGCGGTGGCGCTCGACATCAGCCCGACCACGCTGTGGCGCAAGATGACCCGGCTCGGCATCACCTACGACACCAAGTGAGCCGACGCGCTCCTGATCACGACCCGTGCGCACCGCGCTCCTGGACTACGAGCTGCCGGAAGAGCTCATCGCCGTGCGCCCGCCCGCGGAGCGGGACAGCGGTCGGCTGCTCGTCGTGGACGGCGAAGACCTGCGCCACCAGGCGCTCGCCGAGCTCCCAGACCTCGTGCCCGCCGGTGCGCTGCTGGTGCTGAACGACACCCGGGTATTTCGCGCGCGCCTCGTGGGCACGCGCCCGGGCGGCGGGCGCGCCGAGCTCCTGTTGCTGCGACGGCGGAGCGATCCGGGCCCTGTCGAGACCTGGACCGCCCTCGGCAAGCCGCAGAAGCGCCTGCGCCAAGGCGCCCTGCTCGCGTTCGGGGAGCTCAGCGCGCGGGTCCTCTCCCACCTCCCGGACGCCGAGCTCGAGCTCGAGCTCACGGCGCCCGAGTCGGTCGAGCTGTCTCTGGAGCGCGTCGGCCGGATCCCGATCCCACCCTACCTCGGTCGCGAAGACGAGCCCGCCGACGCGGTTCGCTACCAGACCGTGTTCGCGCGTGAGACGGGGTCGGTGGCGGCGCCCACCGCCGGCCTGCACCTGACGCCCGAGCTCTTGTCGCGCATCCAGGCCCGGGGCGTGGAGCTCGCGCACGTCACCTTGCACGTGGGTCCGGGCACCTTCAAGCCAGTGAGCGTCGACGACCTCGCCGACCACGCCATGCACGCCGAGGAGGTGCAGGTCTCCCCTGCGGTGGTCGGCGCGGTGGAGCGCGCGCGGGCCCGCAGGGCACCGGTCGTGGCCATCGGAACCACGGTGGTGCGCGCGCTCGAGAGCGCGAAGGACCCGGAGCGCCCAGGACGAGTGCGCGCGCTGTCGGGCGACACCCGGCTGCTCATCCAGCCCGGCTACCGCTTCGGCGTGGTGGACGCGCTGCTCACCAACTTCCACATGCCGAGGAGCACCCTGCTGGCGCTGGTCGCCGCCTTCGCCGGCCTCGACGCCACGCTGGCGGCGTATCGCGAAGCCGTCTCGCAGCGCTACCGGTTCCTGTCGTACGGTGACGCGATGTGGATCCCACGCCGCTCGGAGCGCGACGCATGAGCGCGCCCATCCGCTTCGAGCTCGAGCGGACCGACGGCAACGCGCGGGCCGGCACCCTGCACACGCGCCACGGGCCGGTGCCGACCCCAGCGTTCATGCCCGTCGGCACGCAAGCCAGCGTCAAGGCGCTCTCCCCCGACGAGGTCGCCGCGACCGGCGCGCGCTTGACCATCATGAACACCTACCACCTGTGGCTACGCCCCGGTCCCGAAGTGGTCGCGGCGCACGGCGGGCTGCACGGGTTCTCGCGCTGGCCCCACGCCATCGCCACCGACTCCGGCGGCTTCCAGGCCTTCTCCCTGGCCGCCCGCGTGAAGCTCGGCGAGGACGGCTTCGAGTTCTCGTCTCACCTGGACGGCGCTCGCAAGCTGCTCTCCCCGGAGGAGAGCATGCGCGTGCAGGGGCTGCTCGGCTCGGACATCGCGATGCAGCTCGACGTGTGCCCGCCCGGCGGCTCGCCGAGACCCGAGCTCCTCCGGGCCGTGGAGCGCACGACGCGCTGGGCCGAGCGCTGTCTCGCTGCCCGCGCGCCCGAGCAAGCGCTGTTCGGCATCGTGCAAGGAGGCACCGACGTCGAGCTGCGCCTCGAGCACGCCGAGGCATTGGCCAAGCTCCCCCTCGACGGGCTCGCTCTCGGCGGCTTCAGCGTGGGCGAGCCGCCGGCGGAGATGCACCGGGCGCTCTGCCAGGTCGCCCCGCGGCTCGACCCGACGCGCCCCCACTACTTGATGGGCGTGGGCACGCCGCTCGACTTGGTGATCGCCATCGGCGCCGGCGTGGACGTGTTCGACTGCGTGATGCCGACGCGCAACGCGCGCAACGGTCAAGCCTTCGTCGGCGGCGGCAAGATCGTGATCAAACAGGCCCAGTACCGCCTGGACACGCGACCGCTCGACGAGAGCTGCCCCTGCCCGACCTGCCGCGGCGGCTTCAGCCGGGCCTACCTCCGGCACCTGTACCTGGCGGGAGAGATCCTGGTGCACCGCCTGCTGACGCTGCACAACCTCTGCTTCTACGAGTCGCTCGTGGCCGAGGCCCGCTCGGCCATCGTCGAGCAGCGCTTCGAGCGCTTCGCCGCCGAGCGGCTCGCCGTGTTCCGGCTTGCCGGCGCGGCACGGACCGGGGAACATCCGGGACCATGAGGCGCTTCTTCCCTTTCGCGATCGTGCTCGCGGCTCTCGGTTCCACGGCCTGCGGCGGCGACGACGAGCCGGCGGGGACGTCGGCGCTGCAAGTGCCGGACGACGGGCTCTCGGCCAACTGCCACCCGTTTCGCGCCGCCGGCACCTGCGGCGTGCCTTTCCCGTCGAGCGTCTGGCTCGAGGACGACGCTAGCACCGAGACCGGAAAGCGACAGGCCCTGCCCGTCGAGCTGATCGACGCCGCCGCCAAGTCGAAGACGCCGTTCGAGCCGGCGCGCTTCAATCAACGCGACGGGTTCTCGTCCGCGACGCCCATCGTCGTCTACTTCCCCGAGCGCCTCGACGGCAGCACGCTTTCGTCGCAAAAGAACT contains:
- the tgt gene encoding tRNA guanosine(34) transglycosylase Tgt, whose amino-acid sequence is MSAPIRFELERTDGNARAGTLHTRHGPVPTPAFMPVGTQASVKALSPDEVAATGARLTIMNTYHLWLRPGPEVVAAHGGLHGFSRWPHAIATDSGGFQAFSLAARVKLGEDGFEFSSHLDGARKLLSPEESMRVQGLLGSDIAMQLDVCPPGGSPRPELLRAVERTTRWAERCLAARAPEQALFGIVQGGTDVELRLEHAEALAKLPLDGLALGGFSVGEPPAEMHRALCQVAPRLDPTRPHYLMGVGTPLDLVIAIGAGVDVFDCVMPTRNARNGQAFVGGGKIVIKQAQYRLDTRPLDESCPCPTCRGGFSRAYLRHLYLAGEILVHRLLTLHNLCFYESLVAEARSAIVEQRFERFAAERLAVFRLAGAARTGEHPGP
- the queA gene encoding tRNA preQ1(34) S-adenosylmethionine ribosyltransferase-isomerase QueA, with protein sequence MRTALLDYELPEELIAVRPPAERDSGRLLVVDGEDLRHQALAELPDLVPAGALLVLNDTRVFRARLVGTRPGGGRAELLLLRRRSDPGPVETWTALGKPQKRLRQGALLAFGELSARVLSHLPDAELELELTAPESVELSLERVGRIPIPPYLGREDEPADAVRYQTVFARETGSVAAPTAGLHLTPELLSRIQARGVELAHVTLHVGPGTFKPVSVDDLADHAMHAEEVQVSPAVVGAVERARARRAPVVAIGTTVVRALESAKDPERPGRVRALSGDTRLLIQPGYRFGVVDALLTNFHMPRSTLLALVAAFAGLDATLAAYREAVSQRYRFLSYGDAMWIPRRSERDA
- a CDS encoding sigma-54-dependent Fis family transcriptional regulator, with amino-acid sequence MRTTLAMMLRGGGYEVDEASDGGQGRELGSTGAYDVVITDLRMGELDGIEVLRAIKEAQPMTEVIVMTAYGTIESAVEAMRLGAFDYIQKPFGEQELIVKVSKALESRRLHGQVQLFAQEFKERYHFENIIGRSQAIRDVMTRVTKIAPTDAIVLITGESGTGKELVARAVHANSKRADRPFVTVNCAAITETLLESELFGHARGAFTGAANARKGLFEEADGGTFFFDEIAETTLAFQAKLLRALQEGEIRRIGENRPIKVDLRVIAATNIDLASAVEERRFRQDLYYRLNVARFHLPPLRNRREDVPLLCEFFLDKYTRKMNKRAQLGEGVMEQLVSYDYPGNVRELENMVEQAVALASGGIITVDDIMPQSPKKQARASGQTLADIVDEAEREAVLQALRAADGSRERAAVALDISPTTLWRKMTRLGITYDTK